Proteins co-encoded in one Helicobacter sp. 11S03491-1 genomic window:
- the ppsA gene encoding pyruvate, water dikinase, translating into MKYIKFFKELNNKDVPLVGGKNASIGEMFQELVPVGIKVPNGFAITSEAYWYLLDSGGIKQKIIDLLDGVDVTEIDVLKTRSKKIRELIFGTPFPHDLRDEIFQAYKILSDEYGMREADVAVRSSATAEDLPDASFAGQQDTYLSVKGQTELIHYIKSCLASLFTDRAVSYRASRGFDHFKVALSVGIQKMVRADKGSAGVMFSIDTETGFKDAVFITSSWGLGENVVGGTVNPDEFYVFKPTLEQGKRPIIKRQLGTKHQKMVYAPKGSEHPTKNIKTTQKEFESFSVTDEDILTLARYAIVIEKHYTKEAGEYRPMDMEWAKDGESGEIFIVQARPETVQSQNIKKSNGQRLEKFKFKYPDDKKEIIISGKAIGGKIGAGKVRIINDIEHMNTFKEGEILVTDNTDPDWEPAMKKASAVITNRGGRTCHAAIVAREIGVPAIVGAVGSTDRLYTGMEVTVSCAEGEEGYVYAGIHKYEIETIELSHLEQTKTKIYMNVGNPEKAFSFSQLPNHGVGLARMELIILNQIKAHPLALLDLQNGKKDIKDRVEIEKLISGYEGPKDFFVKKIAEGMGMIASAFYPNPVIVRTSDFKSNEYRGMIGGTVYEPQEENPMLGYRGASRYYSDLYRGAFEWECQALAMVRDEMGLTNMKIMIPFLRTPEEGKKVLEILRRNGLESGKNGLEIYVMCELPVNVILADDFLSMFDGFSIGSNDLTQLTLGVDRDGQLVSHIFDERNPAMFEMFKHAIQACKKHKKYCGICGQAPSDYPEVAEFLVKEGIDSISLNPDSVIATWNFVSALEKQLKQ; encoded by the coding sequence ATGAAATACATCAAGTTTTTTAAAGAGCTAAACAATAAGGACGTTCCCCTAGTGGGCGGTAAAAATGCAAGCATTGGAGAGATGTTTCAAGAGCTTGTCCCTGTAGGGATTAAAGTACCAAATGGTTTTGCTATCACAAGTGAAGCTTATTGGTATTTATTAGATAGCGGAGGTATTAAACAAAAGATCATTGATTTGCTTGATGGAGTAGATGTAACTGAGATTGATGTTTTAAAAACACGTTCAAAAAAAATTCGAGAACTTATTTTTGGCACGCCTTTTCCTCATGATTTGAGAGATGAAATTTTTCAAGCCTACAAAATACTAAGCGATGAATATGGAATGAGAGAAGCTGATGTGGCTGTGAGAAGTTCGGCTACAGCCGAAGATTTACCGGATGCTTCATTTGCGGGGCAACAAGATACTTATTTGAGTGTAAAAGGGCAAACCGAACTTATCCACTACATTAAATCCTGCTTAGCTTCTTTATTTACTGATAGAGCGGTGAGTTATCGTGCTTCAAGAGGATTTGACCATTTTAAAGTTGCCCTTAGTGTGGGGATTCAAAAAATGGTTAGAGCGGATAAAGGAAGTGCGGGAGTGATGTTTTCTATTGATACAGAAACAGGGTTTAAAGATGCTGTATTTATCACTTCCAGTTGGGGATTAGGAGAAAATGTCGTAGGGGGAACGGTAAATCCTGATGAATTCTATGTTTTTAAACCTACACTTGAACAAGGCAAACGACCAATTATTAAACGTCAATTAGGCACCAAACATCAAAAAATGGTTTATGCTCCTAAGGGTAGCGAGCACCCTACAAAAAATATCAAAACCACTCAAAAAGAATTTGAATCATTTTCTGTTACAGATGAAGATATTCTTACATTAGCAAGGTATGCCATTGTGATTGAAAAACACTATACCAAAGAAGCAGGTGAATATCGCCCTATGGATATGGAATGGGCAAAAGATGGCGAAAGTGGAGAGATATTTATTGTGCAAGCCAGACCTGAAACCGTCCAAAGTCAAAATATTAAAAAAAGCAATGGGCAAAGACTTGAAAAATTTAAATTCAAATATCCTGATGATAAAAAAGAAATTATTATTAGTGGTAAAGCTATTGGAGGGAAAATTGGAGCAGGAAAGGTTAGAATTATTAATGATATTGAACATATGAATACCTTTAAAGAAGGTGAGATTTTGGTTACAGATAATACCGATCCTGATTGGGAACCTGCTATGAAAAAAGCTTCTGCAGTAATCACAAATCGAGGAGGCAGAACCTGTCATGCAGCTATAGTAGCAAGAGAAATTGGTGTCCCTGCAATCGTAGGGGCAGTAGGATCAACTGATAGGCTTTATACAGGAATGGAAGTTACAGTATCTTGTGCAGAAGGTGAAGAAGGCTATGTCTATGCAGGTATTCATAAATACGAAATAGAAACTATCGAACTCTCCCATCTGGAACAAACAAAAACAAAAATTTATATGAATGTGGGGAATCCTGAAAAGGCTTTTAGTTTTTCACAACTTCCTAATCATGGCGTAGGATTAGCGAGAATGGAACTTATTATCCTTAATCAAATTAAAGCTCACCCTCTAGCTTTGTTAGATTTACAAAATGGCAAAAAAGACATTAAAGATAGGGTAGAGATTGAAAAACTAATCTCCGGCTATGAGGGTCCTAAGGATTTCTTTGTTAAAAAAATTGCTGAAGGAATGGGGATGATTGCATCAGCTTTTTATCCTAATCCGGTCATTGTCCGAACAAGTGATTTTAAATCCAATGAATATCGCGGGATGATAGGAGGCACTGTTTATGAGCCTCAAGAAGAAAATCCTATGCTTGGTTATCGGGGCGCAAGTCGATATTATTCTGATTTGTATCGGGGCGCTTTTGAATGGGAATGTCAAGCCCTTGCAATGGTTAGAGATGAGATGGGTTTGACAAATATGAAAATCATGATTCCATTTTTAAGGACTCCTGAAGAAGGCAAGAAAGTATTAGAAATTCTTAGAAGAAACGGATTAGAATCGGGCAAAAATGGATTGGAAATTTATGTAATGTGCGAACTTCCTGTTAATGTGATTTTAGCAGATGACTTTTTATCCATGTTTGATGGATTTTCTATTGGATCTAATGATCTCACTCAACTTACACTTGGAGTTGATAGAGATGGACAACTTGTTAGTCATATATTTGATGAACGAAATCCTGCAATGTTTGAAATGTTTAAGCATGCAATTCAAGCTTGCAAAAAACATAAAAAATATTGTGGTATTTGTGGTCAAGCCCCTAGCGATTATCCTGAAGTCGCAGAATTTTTGGTTAAAGAAGGTATTGATTCTATTTCTTTAAATCCTGATTCTGTTATTGCTACTTGGAATTTCGTTTCTGCACTTGAAAAACAGCTTAAGCAATAA
- the purL gene encoding phosphoribosylformylglycinamidine synthase subunit PurL yields MIPPLENILEVLRNHKLDQDDYEQIKQILGREPNLLEIAIFSAMWSEHCSYKSSKKYLKGFPTTAPWVIQGPGENAGVIDIGKGYGAVFKIESHNHPSFIEPHAGAATGVGGIMRDIFTMGARPVANLNSIRFGEAHREDEIGKKHKYLLQGVTGGIGDYGNCMGVPTIGGETSFEACYNGNILVNAFTLGIVKNNEIFYGRAEGIGNPVIYVGSKTGIDGLGGAVMSSDSFTQNSQSLRPTVQIGDPFTEKLLLEACLELFQKDLIIGIQDMGAAGLTSSGFEMAGRSGSGMRLDLDKVPMREANMGPYELMLSESQERMLICAKKGCESEVIDIFQKWELDVSIIGEVTNSGNMELFWHGKKCAQIPVQALSENAPVLDRPISKPKYLDKAIENEYKSNTLSQQHIFEKLLGSLDIADKSWIYSQYDSTVQTNTIIGSGEGDGSVIRIKEIDTFLVMNVNSPVRYCYLDPREGAKIAVAIAGRNCAIRGAQVLAISDCLNFGNPQNPEVMWQFKEATEGIKEACQILKTPVISGNVSFYNQTDSKDIYPTPTIVGVGKISKPDTLIHASLKKSGNYLVLAGEIGQDFGGSLIQKIITQECGGKIPFIDLKRELLLWHFIQEGCVKKLIESAKDIGKGGLGIALAKMALLGNKGIKVKTPFSSTQGLQKDMIFSQSQSCVILEIAPQNFSILKNLGEKYSMPLTLIGEVVQEYEGIHIDTISLELSQAKHIFFKSFEKILKLS; encoded by the coding sequence ATGATACCACCCCTGGAAAATATTCTTGAAGTGCTAAGAAACCACAAACTTGATCAAGATGACTATGAACAAATCAAACAAATTCTAGGGCGTGAGCCTAATTTACTTGAGATTGCAATATTTTCTGCAATGTGGAGTGAGCACTGTAGCTATAAGTCAAGTAAAAAATATCTCAAAGGTTTTCCCACAACTGCTCCATGGGTTATTCAAGGACCTGGCGAAAATGCCGGTGTGATTGATATAGGGAAGGGATATGGAGCTGTGTTTAAAATAGAATCCCATAATCATCCCAGCTTTATTGAACCTCATGCTGGCGCAGCTACAGGTGTAGGGGGGATTATGAGAGATATTTTTACAATGGGCGCCAGACCTGTGGCAAATTTAAACTCCATTCGTTTTGGAGAAGCCCATAGAGAAGATGAAATAGGAAAAAAACACAAATATTTACTTCAAGGAGTTACCGGAGGGATTGGTGATTATGGTAATTGTATGGGAGTACCTACTATAGGAGGTGAGACAAGTTTTGAGGCTTGCTATAATGGAAATATTTTGGTGAATGCCTTTACATTGGGAATTGTTAAAAATAATGAAATTTTTTATGGACGTGCTGAGGGGATAGGGAATCCTGTAATTTATGTAGGGAGTAAAACCGGAATTGATGGACTGGGTGGAGCAGTAATGAGTAGTGATAGTTTTACTCAAAATTCTCAATCGCTTCGTCCAACAGTACAAATAGGCGATCCCTTTACAGAAAAACTTTTACTGGAGGCATGTTTAGAACTATTCCAAAAAGATTTGATTATAGGTATTCAAGATATGGGAGCTGCAGGACTTACAAGTTCCGGTTTTGAAATGGCAGGACGCAGTGGGAGTGGTATGCGTCTTGATTTAGATAAAGTACCCATGAGAGAAGCCAATATGGGACCTTATGAATTAATGCTTAGTGAATCTCAAGAAAGAATGCTAATTTGTGCTAAAAAAGGCTGTGAATCAGAGGTTATTGATATATTTCAAAAATGGGAGTTAGATGTTAGTATTATTGGAGAAGTAACCAATAGTGGTAATATGGAATTGTTTTGGCATGGAAAAAAATGTGCGCAAATCCCTGTGCAAGCCTTGAGTGAAAACGCTCCGGTACTTGATAGACCCATAAGCAAACCAAAATACTTAGATAAAGCTATTGAAAATGAGTATAAAAGTAACACATTATCCCAACAGCATATTTTTGAAAAATTATTGGGCAGCTTAGATATTGCAGATAAATCTTGGATTTATTCCCAATATGACAGCACAGTCCAAACCAATACCATTATTGGTAGCGGGGAAGGTGATGGGAGTGTTATTAGGATTAAAGAAATTGACACATTCTTAGTAATGAATGTCAATTCTCCTGTGCGGTATTGTTATTTAGATCCTAGAGAAGGGGCTAAAATTGCAGTTGCCATAGCCGGAAGAAATTGCGCTATAAGAGGAGCACAAGTTTTGGCAATCAGTGATTGTTTGAATTTCGGAAATCCTCAAAATCCTGAAGTGATGTGGCAATTTAAAGAAGCTACAGAAGGAATCAAAGAAGCATGTCAAATACTTAAAACACCTGTAATAAGTGGTAATGTATCTTTCTATAACCAAACAGATTCTAAAGACATCTACCCTACCCCAACAATAGTTGGAGTAGGCAAAATTTCAAAACCGGATACGCTTATCCATGCAAGCTTAAAAAAAAGTGGGAATTATTTAGTATTGGCAGGAGAAATAGGTCAAGATTTTGGCGGTAGTTTGATACAAAAAATAATTACTCAAGAATGTGGAGGCAAAATTCCTTTCATAGATCTAAAAAGAGAACTTTTATTATGGCATTTTATTCAAGAGGGTTGTGTAAAAAAACTCATCGAATCAGCCAAAGATATTGGCAAGGGAGGGCTTGGAATTGCTCTGGCAAAAATGGCTTTGCTGGGAAATAAGGGAATAAAGGTCAAAACTCCTTTTTCAAGCACACAAGGATTGCAAAAAGATATGATTTTTAGTCAATCACAAAGTTGTGTAATCTTGGAAATAGCACCACAAAATTTTTCTATTTTGAAGAACTTGGGTGAAAAATATTCTATGCCATTGACTCTTATTGGAGAAGTTGTGCAAGAATATGAGGGTATTCATATAGATACAATTAGTCTGGAGCTATCACAAGCAAAACACATATTTTTTAAAAGTTTTGAAAAAATACTTAAATTATCCTAG
- a CDS encoding lipid A deacylase LpxR family protein, whose product MRKIKSIVVLIFLGIGVCFGSEEACDTQLIPYKKHFVSLLSENDAYVNQYVDRYYTAGTRLSFTTEEMNFNCEDRDSKMAWAGYITLGWSKNKMTRFDISLNQDIYTPYSRVSHPISDHPYGAYLRLNFGVSHRSESLLENIFLALGMVGPSALGYETQKLIHYLTNNPKFYGWSHQLKNEFILNLNYQVIKKIYLWDSKYISSDILPSFDIALGNADTHVSIGTRLRIGYNLDSDFGVNKINSGFSGGEPYNNQFSFYVFGGISGKYQARNIFIQGNSFGKSTGLDMNYLAYDGEAGVAILYQGMRFAYTYTHTSKTFKSQPKAHDFGSIELNIAF is encoded by the coding sequence ATGAGAAAGATTAAGTCTATTGTTGTTTTAATATTTTTGGGTATAGGCGTATGTTTTGGAAGTGAAGAAGCGTGTGATACGCAATTGATACCTTACAAAAAGCATTTTGTCAGTTTGCTCAGCGAAAATGATGCTTATGTAAATCAATATGTTGATAGATACTACACCGCAGGGACAAGGCTTAGTTTTACAACTGAAGAAATGAATTTTAACTGCGAAGATAGGGATTCCAAAATGGCATGGGCCGGATATATTACATTGGGTTGGAGTAAAAATAAAATGACGCGATTTGATATCTCTTTGAATCAAGATATTTACACTCCCTACTCTCGAGTCTCCCATCCTATTTCTGATCATCCCTATGGGGCATATCTTCGCCTTAACTTTGGAGTTTCTCATCGATCTGAGAGCTTGCTGGAAAATATTTTTTTAGCTTTGGGAATGGTAGGTCCTTCTGCTTTGGGTTATGAGACACAAAAACTTATCCATTACTTGACTAATAATCCTAAATTCTATGGCTGGAGTCATCAATTAAAAAATGAATTCATTTTAAATTTAAATTATCAAGTGATTAAAAAAATTTATTTATGGGATTCAAAATATATTTCTTCTGATATTCTTCCAAGTTTTGATATTGCTTTGGGGAATGCAGATACTCATGTTTCAATTGGCACCAGGTTGCGAATCGGTTATAATTTAGATTCTGATTTTGGAGTCAATAAAATCAATTCCGGTTTTAGTGGTGGAGAACCTTATAACAATCAATTTTCATTTTATGTTTTTGGAGGTATTTCCGGAAAATATCAAGCAAGAAATATTTTTATTCAAGGCAATAGTTTTGGAAAATCTACGGGCTTAGATATGAATTATTTGGCTTATGATGGTGAGGCGGGCGTAGCCATATTGTATCAAGGGATGCGTTTTGCTTATACCTACACTCATACAAGCAAAACTTTCAAGTCTCAACCAAAAGCTCATGATTTTGGAAGTATTGAACTCAATATTGCTTTTTAG
- the gmhA gene encoding D-sedoheptulose 7-phosphate isomerase: MMEKFIQNEFLAHIQTIQKTLKVLEADIYSSALCLSNCLENEGKILICGNGGSAADAQHFAAELTGRYKRERKALAGIAVTTDTSGLTAIGNDYGYDYVFSRQIEALANQKDIIFGISTSGNSKNVLNALEKAKNIGCKTIGLSGRDGGKMNDICDTNLVIPENDTPRIQEAHILIIHILCDIIEAGSMKNEIIGDS, encoded by the coding sequence ATAATGGAAAAATTCATTCAAAATGAATTTTTGGCCCATATCCAAACTATTCAAAAAACTCTAAAAGTCCTGGAAGCAGATATTTATTCAAGCGCTCTTTGTCTTAGTAATTGTTTAGAAAATGAAGGAAAAATCTTAATTTGTGGAAATGGAGGGAGCGCTGCTGATGCGCAACATTTTGCAGCAGAATTAACAGGGAGATACAAAAGAGAAAGAAAGGCATTAGCAGGGATTGCTGTAACTACGGATACTTCCGGGCTTACTGCTATTGGTAATGATTATGGATATGATTATGTTTTTTCAAGACAAATTGAAGCATTAGCTAATCAAAAAGATATTATTTTTGGAATTTCAACAAGTGGAAACTCCAAAAATGTCTTAAATGCGTTAGAAAAAGCTAAAAATATAGGATGTAAGACAATTGGGCTAAGCGGGAGAGATGGAGGAAAAATGAATGATATTTGTGATACGAATCTCGTTATTCCGGAGAATGATACACCTCGCATTCAAGAAGCGCATATTCTTATTATCCATATACTTTGTGATATCATCGAAGCCGGAAGCATGAAAAATGAAATCATTGGTGACTCTTAA
- the rfaE1 gene encoding D-glycero-beta-D-manno-heptose-7-phosphate kinase yields MFGLENKAPRILVIGDLMIDHYIWSKCDRISPEAPVQVAEVRDESNRLGGACNVANNLISLGAKVGICGTIGDDETGKWLIKNLDLLGIDIANIFILNNRPTTKKTRVIVSNQQVLRVDREDKTIIPKSISQEILANLENEISKYDCIILSDYNKGVLNDTLTQQIITLARSENKLILCDPKGNDYSKYRGSTLLTPNKNEAQIATKTTITDDASLAHTLKILKEECHLSIPLVTLSEDGIGLLDKHDKLIKIPTIAREVYDVTGAGDTVIAALGFALSEGLDIYKSCEFANAAAAVVVGKVGSASVTHAEIIQYLHYQNHSSDFNDKILSQTSLLTILQSMKNKKIIFTNGCFDILHKGHVYYLQKAKNLGDILIVGLNSDKSVKKLKGEQRPINSQEDRAFVLAGLESVDFVVIFDEDTPEELVASIKPDVLVKAKDYEGKEIAGSKYAGEIKLIDFVEGKSTTNIVNKVQSIKGGK; encoded by the coding sequence ATGTTTGGATTAGAGAATAAAGCACCGCGTATTTTAGTTATAGGCGATTTAATGATTGATCATTACATATGGAGCAAATGCGATCGCATATCACCTGAAGCGCCTGTTCAAGTTGCTGAAGTTAGAGATGAAAGCAATCGTTTAGGGGGTGCTTGCAATGTTGCAAACAATCTTATATCTTTAGGTGCAAAAGTAGGCATATGTGGGACTATAGGAGATGATGAAACGGGTAAATGGTTAATTAAAAATCTGGATCTATTAGGGATTGATATTGCTAATATTTTTATTCTCAATAACCGCCCTACAACAAAAAAAACTCGAGTTATTGTTTCAAACCAACAAGTCTTGAGAGTAGATAGAGAAGACAAAACAATAATTCCAAAAAGCATTTCTCAAGAAATATTAGCAAATCTGGAAAATGAAATTTCAAAATACGATTGTATTATTTTATCCGATTATAATAAAGGTGTTTTGAATGATACACTCACTCAACAAATCATCACATTAGCAAGAAGTGAAAATAAACTTATTTTATGTGATCCAAAGGGCAATGATTATAGCAAATATAGAGGATCTACTCTCCTTACTCCCAACAAAAATGAGGCACAAATTGCTACAAAAACAACTATCACTGATGATGCCAGCTTAGCCCATACACTCAAAATACTCAAAGAAGAATGTCATTTATCTATACCTTTGGTTACCCTTAGTGAAGATGGGATAGGTCTATTAGATAAACATGATAAACTTATCAAGATTCCAACCATAGCTAGAGAAGTATATGATGTTACCGGAGCAGGGGATACGGTTATTGCAGCTCTTGGTTTTGCGCTTTCTGAAGGGCTTGATATTTATAAATCTTGTGAATTTGCCAATGCTGCAGCTGCAGTTGTTGTAGGAAAAGTAGGGAGTGCGAGTGTAACCCATGCCGAAATTATTCAATACCTTCATTATCAAAATCATTCTTCTGATTTTAATGATAAAATTTTATCTCAAACTTCACTTTTAACCATACTTCAATCCATGAAAAATAAAAAAATTATTTTTACAAATGGTTGTTTTGATATTCTTCACAAAGGACATGTTTATTATCTGCAAAAAGCAAAAAATTTGGGAGATATTCTGATTGTGGGGTTAAATAGCGATAAATCAGTCAAGAAACTCAAAGGAGAACAAAGGCCTATCAATTCTCAAGAAGATAGGGCATTTGTACTTGCAGGGCTTGAAAGTGTTGATTTCGTCGTAATTTTTGATGAAGATACGCCTGAGGAGTTGGTTGCATCTATTAAGCCGGATGTATTGGTAAAGGCAAAAGACTATGAAGGTAAAGAAATTGCAGGATCAAAATATGCCGGAGAAATCAAACTTATAGATTTTGTTGAGGGAAAATCTACAACAAATATTGTCAATAAAGTTCAATCAATAAAAGGAGGTAAATAA
- the rfaD gene encoding ADP-glyceromanno-heptose 6-epimerase, whose translation MKYIKDTLEGKTILITGGAGFIGSNLAFYFQNHHPKTQVIVFDKFRDSNTFPGGNPTSLGHFKNLIGFEGKIIVGDIHNPNDLRTIANLEFDYVFHQAAISDTTVLDQELVMQINHKAFLNILDIAMSKQAVMVYASSAGTYGNSPAPNTVGIGEKPENIYGFSKLQMDESVRKILKNNPKAPIVGLRYFNVYGEREFYKGKTASMILQLALQVLENKKVKLFEFGEQKRDFIYIEDVIQANLKAMNASKGGIYNVGYGKARSYNDIIKCLELEFGKFEVSYIKNPYKFFQNHTQADIKDTISDLGYQPQYDLESGIRNYLKEIKTIYEGLN comes from the coding sequence ATGAAATACATTAAGGACACTTTAGAGGGCAAAACAATTTTAATTACCGGGGGAGCCGGATTTATTGGTAGCAATCTTGCTTTTTATTTTCAAAATCACCACCCAAAAACTCAAGTAATTGTATTTGATAAGTTTAGAGATTCAAATACGTTTCCGGGAGGGAATCCTACATCTTTAGGACACTTCAAAAACCTGATTGGATTTGAAGGGAAAATAATTGTTGGGGATATTCACAACCCAAATGATTTAAGAACAATAGCAAACTTAGAGTTTGATTATGTATTCCATCAAGCAGCTATTTCTGATACTACTGTTTTAGATCAAGAACTCGTAATGCAGATTAATCATAAAGCATTCTTAAATATTCTGGATATAGCAATGTCAAAACAAGCTGTAATGGTTTATGCTTCATCAGCAGGAACTTATGGGAATTCACCTGCTCCTAATACCGTTGGAATAGGAGAAAAACCGGAAAATATTTATGGATTTTCTAAGCTTCAAATGGATGAGAGTGTGAGAAAAATTCTAAAGAATAATCCAAAAGCTCCCATTGTCGGGTTAAGATATTTCAATGTTTATGGAGAAAGAGAGTTTTACAAAGGCAAAACCGCCTCTATGATCCTCCAACTCGCTCTGCAAGTTTTGGAAAATAAAAAAGTTAAACTTTTTGAATTTGGTGAGCAAAAACGAGATTTTATTTATATTGAGGATGTTATTCAAGCAAATCTCAAGGCTATGAATGCCTCAAAAGGAGGGATTTATAATGTTGGTTATGGCAAGGCTAGAAGTTATAATGATATCATTAAGTGCCTTGAATTAGAATTTGGAAAATTTGAAGTTTCTTATATCAAAAATCCATATAAATTCTTTCAAAATCATACACAAGCCGATATTAAAGATACCATATCTGATTTGGGTTATCAACCCCAATATGATTTAGAATCAGGTATTAGAAATTATTTGAAAGAAATTAAAACAATTTATGAGGGACTCAATTAA
- a CDS encoding HAD family hydrolase — MKAVFFDRDGIINEDFGYVYKIEEFIFMDDIFELLKFCKQKGFLLFLITNQSGIGRGYYTLGDFKEVTLYMQNELKKSLGFCFDSIYFCPHNTKEDCLCRKPKPGMIKKAQSDYDLNLDECFIIGDKITDMQAGQNAGVKNKIFLKKGYEDISKIDNIQVVYSIKQALEVMKKILGE, encoded by the coding sequence ATGAAAGCTGTTTTTTTTGATAGAGATGGAATCATCAATGAAGATTTTGGCTATGTTTATAAAATTGAAGAATTTATTTTTATGGATGATATTTTTGAACTACTTAAATTTTGCAAACAAAAAGGCTTTTTACTTTTTTTGATCACAAATCAATCCGGAATTGGAAGAGGGTATTATACTCTTGGTGATTTCAAAGAAGTAACTCTTTATATGCAAAATGAGTTAAAAAAAAGTCTTGGTTTTTGTTTTGATAGCATTTATTTTTGTCCCCATAATACCAAAGAAGATTGTCTGTGTAGAAAGCCAAAACCGGGCATGATTAAAAAAGCACAATCAGATTATGATCTCAATCTTGATGAATGTTTTATTATTGGAGATAAAATAACAGATATGCAAGCAGGTCAAAATGCAGGGGTCAAAAATAAAATTTTTTTGAAAAAAGGCTATGAAGATATATCTAAAATTGATAATATTCAAGTTGTGTATTCCATCAAACAAGCATTAGAAGTGATGAAAAAAATATTAGGAGAATAA
- a CDS encoding sulfite exporter TauE/SafE family protein — protein MEKFQLLLLFTTALVMSLGHCVGMCGGIVIGYSNAKIHKNSSNFYQASCHILYSLGRITSYMIIGALSALAGHVISISMHAKGFLFIIIGIFLIIFAFLYIFFPKFLSYLEPSLSKNPNSFVSKYFKIIFSWLMTSKSLWSFYGLGMLNGFLPCGMVYYFGASAALAPNIFMGMVTMGVFGVATFIPMFILGFITGRVITSSFRNIFMKLSFVLMLCFGGYSIYKGILILQGKPMHMQHQNPHESNHSHHHMDMP, from the coding sequence ATGGAAAAATTCCAATTGCTATTATTATTCACAACCGCTTTGGTGATGTCTTTAGGGCATTGTGTTGGAATGTGTGGAGGTATTGTAATTGGGTATTCAAATGCAAAAATTCATAAAAATAGTAGTAATTTTTATCAAGCATCTTGCCATATCTTATATAGTCTTGGACGTATAACTTCTTATATGATTATTGGAGCTTTGAGCGCTTTGGCCGGACATGTAATTTCAATTTCAATGCATGCTAAAGGATTTTTATTTATAATTATTGGGATATTTTTGATTATTTTTGCTTTTTTATATATATTTTTCCCGAAATTTCTTTCTTATCTGGAGCCTTCTTTATCTAAAAATCCTAATTCTTTTGTGTCAAAATACTTTAAAATAATTTTTTCTTGGTTGATGACCTCTAAAAGTCTATGGAGCTTTTATGGATTGGGTATGTTAAATGGATTTTTACCTTGTGGAATGGTATATTACTTTGGTGCAAGCGCTGCGCTTGCACCAAATATTTTTATGGGCATGGTCACAATGGGAGTCTTTGGAGTTGCAACTTTTATACCGATGTTTATTTTAGGATTTATTACAGGTAGAGTTATTACTTCTTCTTTTAGGAATATTTTTATGAAACTTTCATTTGTCTTGATGCTATGTTTTGGGGGTTATAGTATTTATAAGGGTATTTTAATTTTGCAAGGAAAACCTATGCACATGCAACATCAAAATCCTCATGAATCTAATCATTCTCACCATCATATGGATATGCCATGA
- the hisG gene encoding ATP phosphoribosyltransferase has translation MITIALPKGRIAEDTLGLFHKIFKENFIFEDRKLILERLNLRFLLVRNQDVPTYVYHQAADIGVVGLDVLEEHELDLIRLLNLNIGKCKVVVGSEIGKNIDYGKPRIKIATKMPNITIKHFSKKAIAVDVIKLYGSIELAPLVDLSDGIVDIVQTGITMKQNNLKVDEVIMESSAYLIANKNSFYGKKQAILDLQAQFQNIMRIEK, from the coding sequence ATGATCACAATTGCCTTACCTAAAGGAAGAATAGCTGAGGACACCTTAGGATTGTTTCACAAAATATTTAAAGAAAATTTTATTTTTGAAGATAGAAAACTGATTCTTGAGAGGTTAAATCTCAGATTTTTGCTTGTTCGCAATCAAGATGTCCCTACTTATGTCTATCATCAAGCTGCTGATATTGGCGTGGTTGGTCTTGATGTACTTGAAGAACATGAATTGGATTTAATCCGATTGCTCAATCTCAATATTGGCAAATGTAAAGTAGTTGTAGGTTCTGAAATAGGAAAAAATATTGATTATGGCAAACCTAGAATAAAAATTGCTACAAAAATGCCCAACATCACTATCAAACATTTTTCAAAAAAAGCCATTGCTGTAGATGTTATTAAATTATATGGTTCCATTGAATTAGCGCCTTTGGTTGATTTATCTGATGGAATTGTTGATATCGTGCAAACAGGGATTACTATGAAACAAAATAATTTAAAAGTAGATGAAGTTATCATGGAATCAAGTGCTTATTTGATAGCTAACAAAAATAGTTTTTATGGCAAAAAACAAGCTATTCTCGATCTCCAAGCGCAATTTCAGAATATTATGAGGATAGAAAAATGA